A segment of the Yersinia rochesterensis genome:
CTATTCATTTTTATAAGTTATTAATCCGACGATATCCCTCAGTAAATCGCATCTGGTGAGATGTGGTGAGTTTATTTGATGGGGCAGGTGAATGAGGTAAGGGCAACTATAAATCGCCGTTGTCGGGGATTTAGAAGCAATGAGTAAAGCATGGTATGCAGACTATGTATAAATTCATTGGATGAATATAAAAAGAAACCCCCAACAGATGTCGGGGGTTATATCTTTCAGTGGCTCGCCTCACCACCGGTGAGACTACACATTAAGATAGAAATTACTTCTTGGCTTTTTTCTCAGCTTTTGGGGCTGGAGCGGCTACTGCAACTTCTTCATGATCCAGCTCTTCGCTGAATTCACGGCCGTAGTAAGTATCCATCAGGATCTGTTTCAGCTCAGAGATCAGTGGGTAGCGCGGGTTAGCACCGGTACACTGGTCATCAAATGCATCTTCAGACAGTTTGTCTACTTTCGCCAGGAAGTCTGCTTCTTGCACGCCAGCTTCACGGATTGATGCTGGGATACCCAAATCAGCTTTGATTTCATCTAACCAAGTCAGCAGTTTCTGGATTTTCTGTGCGGTACGGTCGCCCGGAGCACTCAGACCCAGATGGTCTGCAATTTCAGCATAACGACGACGTGCTTGTGGGCGGTCATACTGGCTGAATGCAGTCTGTTTGGTTGGGTTGTCATTCGCGTTATAGCGGATAACGTTAGAAATCAACATGGCGTTTGCCAAGCCGTGTGGAATGTGGAACTCAGAACCCAGTTTATGGGCCATTGAGTGACAGACACCCAAGAAGGCGTTAGCAAAAGCGATACCGGCAATAGTCGCGGCGTTGTGAACACGTTCACGTGCAACCGGATTTTTTGCCCCTTCATGATAGCTGGCTGGTAAGAATTCTTTCAGCAGTTTCAGCGCTTGCAGAGCCTGGCCGTCGGAGTATTCGTTCGCCAATACAGAAACATAAGCTTCCAGAGCATGGGTCACTGCATCCAAACCACCGAACGCACACAGAGACTTAGGCATATTCATAACCAGGTTGGCATCAACGATTGCCATATCTGGAGTCAATGCATAGTCAGCCAATGGATATTTCTGGCCTGTGGCATCGTCGGTAACTACCGCGAATGGTGTAACTTCTGAACCCGTACCTGATGTGGTGGTTACGGCGATCATTTTCGCTTTCACGCCCATTTTCGGGAACTTGTAAATACGTTTACGGATATCCATAAAGCGTAATGCCAGTTCTTCGAAGTGGGTTTCTGGGTGTTCGTACATGACCCACATGATTTTCGCAGCATCCATCGGTGAACCACCACCCAGCGCGATGATCACGTCTGGTTTGAAGGAGTTCATCTGCTCTGCACCTTTGCGCACAATACTCAGGGTAGGGTCCGCTTCTACTTCGAAGAAGACTTCAGTTTCGATACCGTGAGATTTCAGTACGCTGGTGATTTGATCAGCATAACCGTTGTTGAACAGGTAGCGGTCAGTCACGATGAAGGCACGTTTTGCACCGTCAGTTGCCACTTCTTCCAACGCGATAGGCAGGGAGCCACGGCGGAAGTAAATAGATTTCGGGAGTTTATGCCACAACATGTTTTCTGCTCGCTTAGCCACAGTTTTCTTGTTGATCAAGTGTTTCGGACCGACGTTTTCAGAGATGGAGTTACCACCCCAAGAACCGCAACCCAGCGTCAGAGATGGCGCTACTTTGAAGTTATACAGGTCACCGATACCACCATGAGAGGCAGGGGTATTGATTAAGATTCGGGCGGTTTTCATTTTATCGCCGAAATACTTAACGCGCGCAGGCTGGTTATCTTGGTCTGTATACAGGCAAGAGGTATGGCCTATACCGCCCATTTCCACCAGTTTTTCTGCTTTTTCAACAGCGTCTTCAAAGCTCTTCGCACGATACATCGCCAGTGTTGGAGACAGTTTTTCGTGAGCGAATGGCTCTGATTCATCAACAACTTTAACTTCGCCGATCAGAATCTTAGTATTAGCAGGAACTTTGATGCCGGCCATTTCAGCAATTTTAGTTGCTGGCTGACCTACGATAGCCGCGTTCAGGCCACCATTTTTCAGGATGATGTCCTGAACAGCTTTCAGTTCTTTGCCCTGTAACAGGTAGCCGCCGTGGGAAGAAAAACGCTCACGAACAGCATCATAAACTGAGTCAACAACAATGATAGATTGCTCAGACGCACAAATGACGCCGTTATCAAAGGTTTTAGACATCAGAATAGAGGCAACAACACGTTTGATATCGGCTGTTTCATCAACAACAACTGGCGTGTTACCCGCACCAACACCGATAGCAGGCTTACCAGAACTGTAAGCAGCTTTAACCATGCCTGGGCCACCGGTGGCCAGAATCAAGTTAATGTCTGGGTGGTGCATCAGTTGGTTAGATAACTCAACAGTAGGGGCATCAATCCAACCAATAATATCTGCTGGCGCACCTGCGGCGATTGCGGCTTGAAGCACGATATCTGCAGCTTTATTGGTTGCGTCTTTAGCACGTGGATGTGGAGAGAATACGATACCGTTACGGGTCTTCAAGCTAATCAATGCTTTGAAGATAGCGGTAGAGGTCGGGTTGGTCGTTGGCACGATACCGCAAATCAAACCGATTGGTTCAGCGATAGTGATAGTACCAAAGGTTTTATCTTCTTCCAGAATGCCACAAGTCTTTTCATCTTTGTATGCATTATAAATGTATTCAGAAGCGAAGTGGTTTTTGATCACTTTGTCTTCCACAATACCCATGCCAGATTCTTCTACAGCCAGTTTGGCCAGAGGAATACGGGCATCTGCTGCAGCCAGAGCTGCGGCACGGAAGATTTTATCAACCTGCTCTTGAGTAAAGTTGGCATACTCGCGCTGGGCTTTCTTGACGCGTGCTACTAGCTCGTTAAGTTCAGCGACATTCGTTACAGCCATAATGCTCTCCTGATAATGTTAAACTCTTTTAGTAAATGAGCTGTTGAAGCAATGAGTATAGACAGGCTAAGCCGTGCTGTACTCTCGAATAGAGATGGTTTTTATATCTTACTTTCTCATTCTTTACCGCTGATTTACTGAAAGAGCTTTAAGTTCGCCAGGAATAAAGTGGGAGAAAAACACTCTTTTCAACCCAGATACTCCATTTCTTGCTAAAGGTTCACTCTACTACGGCTCTGAGCTTAACGATTCTTAAGACTGATTTTCGTGATTTAAATCACAAAATCCGCAAGCTGACACCATTCAGCAATTATTAGTTGAGAGTAATTATCATTAGCGTAAATAAAGTGACAATTCATGACGTTAAATCATCATTGACGCCACAGAATATTAACAATAATGATTATTTTAGACAGCGGAGATTTATCCCGCCTAAATGCGGGTTTATTCCATGGATTCCTGTGACTAATTCTATTACATTAGCGCGCACATCTACTTTGGGGTTGTCCTAAGGGTGATTTTCAGTGAAAAGAACTGTTGTCAGGGGGGTGAGCAGTGGAGGCCAGTTGCGGCGTGTGGTGGCATCATTATTTGCCCGCGAATTTTCCAAGGTTTAGCCGTAAGATGTGTTGCCTCGGGACATTAGGTATAGTGACCTGATATCTGTGATGTATTTATGAGCAATTGCGCGGAGTGATGTGTGAGTCAATCCCTGTTGGACCTTTCAGGTTACATCAAGTTTTTTGTTGGCTTATTTGCACTGGTTAACCCGGTGGGTATCTTGCCAGTATTTATCAGTATGACAAGTTATCAGGCAGCTGCGGGCCGGGATAAAACTAACCTGACAGCTAACCTGTCAGTGGCGATTATTTTATGGATCTCTCTGTTCCTTGGGGATGCCATCCTGAAAATATTTGGTATTTCTATTGATTCATTCCGTATTGCCGGGGGCATCTTGGTGGTCAGTATTGCCATGTCGATGATCAGCGGTAAACTGGGTGAAGATAAACAGAATAAACAGGAAAAAACAGAAACTGCAGTACGCGAAAGTATTGGCGTTGTCCCATTGGCATTACCATTAATGGCCGGGCCGGGGGCAATTAGTTCAACTATCGTGTGGAGTTCTCGCTATCACAGTTGGCAGAACCTGCTGGGGTTAACTGTTGCAATTGCACTGTTTGCTTTTTGTTGTTGGTTATTGTTCCGGGCTGCGCCGCTATTGGTTCGATTACTCGGTCAAACCGGCATTAACGTTATTACCCGTATTATGGGTTTACTGCTGATGGCATTGGGTATCGAATTCATTGTTACCGGTATTAAGGCTATTTTCCCAGGATTGCTTTAACCTCCTCATAAGACAACTCATCATTAAGAGGCCACGGGTTTATGACCGGTGGCTTTTTTCTTGCCATTAGCATGATATTTAAGTCCCCGCGCGTTATTTTGGTGCAAATGATGCAGGAAATTTAATCTGTTGCACTCAAATGCTGCACTAATAGATATTCTGAACAAATAATTTGGTTTAAGGCTTATTTATTCATCTTTAATAAAGGGTTGGATAACCTTCCGATTAAATTAAATACGCTATTTGTTGTTAAAATGCTCACATCATTCTGTAGGGCTTGTGCTGAATTTATCTAGATGTTATTAGTGATTAGTACGCAGTGAGTAGGTGTTTATTCTAACAATGATAAAAATGTTAACTTTATGTTTCTTATCACTGTTTTTAAACATAATTTTTGATGTGAAGTTAAAAATATTATCATTTATAACCAATTAATTCATGTGCTTATGTGTTTTCTTGGATGATAATATCCTGCATTACTACTGATACTGACTCAGTAAAAAAGAGAATTGCTTAACATTTCTGTAAAAATTATTGGCGTCAGATTTCGGGTTCTGTTAGCTTTCGGGCAACTCCCTAACGAGAGTTTTCTTGTTTTTTCAATGAAACTGAACCGTGGTTTTTATTTTTGGAATAGTTATTGCTAGTGGTTGTTGGCGGCAGATTGACGCATAACCTTGAGAAAAACATCACAAATCTCGTAAAAGGGCGGTTAGAAATGCAAATAAAGTTTAAACAGCGACCACTGGCAATAATTGGCACTATTTTGGGTTTGTCATTCTCTGCGGGATCGATGGCTGCAACCGTTCTTCCGGGCGTAGAATTAGCGTTAGATCAGAGTATTACTATTAATAATGGTTCTGAGGTTGCCTCTTTAGACCCGCATAAGGTTGAGGGAAATCCTGAAACCAATATTATTCTAAATCTATTAGAAGGGCTGGTAAGTAATGATGCTAACGGCCATATCATTCCGGCTGTTGCAAGCCATTGGGATAATAATGGTTATAAAGTCTGGACTTTCCATCTGCGCGATAATGCGGTCTGGAGTGATGGTACGCCGGTTACTGCGCAGGATTTTGTTTATAGCTGGCAGCGCCTGGCTAATCCTAAAATAGGTTCTCCTTATGCCAGTTATTTACAGTATGCCCAAATTGAGAATATTGATGCGGTGCTAAAAGGTGTCAAAAAGCCAGATGAATTAGGCGTGAAAGCATTAGATACCAAGACGTTGCAAGTCACTTTGACCGAACCCGTTCCTTATTTTATTAGTATGCTGTCACACACTTCAATGAAACCGGTTAAGCGTGATGTCGTTGAAAAATATGGCGATAAATGGACGCTTCCACAGAATTTTGTCGGTAATGGTGCCTATAAATTAAAAGACTGGGTGGTTAACGAGCGTATTGTGCTCGAACGTAGCCCGACTTATTGGAATAATAAAGACACCATCATCAATAAGGCGACTTTTCTACCCATTACTTCTGAAGTGAGTGATATCAATCGCTACCGTAGCGGTGAAATCGATATTACCAACAGCGCCATTCCCCCCAATTTGTTTGCCAAAATGAAAAAAGACCTGCCAGAGCAGGTTCATGTCAGCCCATACCTTTGTACTTTTTATTACGAGATTAATAATCAAAAAACCCCTTTCACGGATGCAAGGGTTCGAGCTGCCATTAAATTAACGCTAGATCGGGACATTATTGCGACCAAAATTATGGGGCAAGGGCAGATTCCTGCGTATGGTTTCACCCCAACATTTACCGATGGCGGTAATTTCGCTTTACCCGAGTGGGCCAGTTGGGCTCAGGAAAAACGGAATGCTGAAGCGAAGAAATTACTCGCTGAGGCCGGTTTCAATGCTGAGAATCCATTGAAGTTTAATTTGCTCTACAACACCTCAGATCAAAATAAACAACAGGCTATTGCTGCCGCCTCAATGTGGCAAAAAAATCTCGGTGCCACTGTCACTTTGCAGAATCAAGAGTGGAAAACCTCTTTAGAAAGTCGCCATCAAGGCCAATTTGATGTTGCCAGAGCAACCTGGTGCGGTGATTACAATGAGCCGACGGCATTCCTTAATATGTTGTTATCGGACAGCAGTAATAATACTTTTTTCTATAAGAATCCTGAGTTTGATGCGTTATTAGCCAAAACATTAGCGGCCCCGGATGCCAAAGTGCGCACTGCGTTATATCAACAGGCTGAAAACTTATTGGATAAAGACTCTGCCATGGTGCCAGTATACTATCGCGTCAGTGTGCGCCTAATTCGGCCAACCGTGGGCGGGTTTACGGGTAAGGATCCACAAGATTTAATAGATTTAAAAAATCTTTATATTCGTAAATTAGAGTAGTGAAAAGCGGTTAGCCGTAGGAAGTCGAGTCATAAAGTACTTAGGAAAACAAATAGGGTATTAGGGATGTATAACACAGTACGAATTTTCGTCTGATGTTAATACATATAGGGTATTACAGGGCGGATTCGTTCCCCGCGCGATGTAATTTATACATACCTTTTAAAGGTGAAGCTCGCCTGATTATTGGGCGATGCAATAATAAAAACTGGAGTGGATATAAGCATGACCAACATCACGAAGAAAAGTCTCCTGGCCGCAGGCATTGTGGCTGCTTTAGGTATGATGGCTGTAGGCAATACTTTTGCAGCGAATGTGCCCGCAGGCGTACAACTGGCTGAAAAACAAGTTTTAGTGCGAAATAATGGTTCTGAACCTCAGTCATTAGATCCACATAAAATTGAAGGTGTCCCTGAATCAAATATCTCACGCGATCTATTAGAAGGGTTGGTTATTAACGATCCTAACGGCAAAATTTTACCCGGTGTGGCAGAAAGTTGGGACAATAAAGATTTTAAAGTGTGGACTTTCCATCTGCGTAAAGATGCTAAATGGTCAAATGGTGACCCTGTAACGGCACAAGATTTTGTTTATAGCTGGCAACGTCTGGCGGATCCTAAAACAGTTTCTCCTTACGCAAGCTATGTGCAATATGCCCATATTGCTAATATCGACAATATTATAACCGGTAAACAAGCACCCGATACCTTGGGCGTGAAAGCTCTGGATGACCATACTCTGGAAGTCACGTTGAGTGAGCCAGTGCCTTATTTGGATAAATTATTAGCGCATCCTTCTATGTCCCCGGTGAACAAAACCGCGATAGAGAAGTTTGGTGATAAGTGGACTCAGCCGCAGAACTTTGTCGGTAACGGTGCCTATAAGTTGAAAGATTGGGTCGTTAACGAACGTATCGTGTTAGAGCGCAGCCCGACTTATTGGGATAATGCCAAGACCGTCATTAATCAGGTAACTTACCTGCCAATCTCTTCCGAAGTGACTGATGTTAACCGCTATCGCAGTGGTGAAATCGACATGACCTATAACAACATGCCGATTGAATTATTCCAGAAGCTGAAAAAAGAGATCCCAGAAGAAGTTCATGTTGACCCGTATCTGTGCACCTATTACTACGAAATCAACAACCAAAAAGCGCCATTCACGGATGCTCGCGTTCGTGAAGCCCTGAAACTGGGTATGGATCGCGATATCATCGTGAACAAAGTGAAAAACCAAGGCGATTTACCGGCCTATGGCTTCACCCCGCCATACACCAGTGGTGCCGAGTTGACTCCGCCAGAATGGTTCAGTTGGACACAAGAAAAACGAAATGAAGTGGCTAAAAAGTTACTGGCGGAAGCTGGTTACACTAAAGATAAACCGCTGACATTCAATCTGTTATACAACACATCAGACTTACACAAGAAGCTGGCTATTGCCGCCGCCTCTATCTGGAAGAAAAACCTGGGTGTTGACGTTAAGTTGGAAAACCAAGAGTGGAAAACCTTCCTGGATAGTCGTCACCAAGGGGCTTTCGATGTGGCGCGTGCCGGCTGGTGTGCTGACTATAACGAACCTTCTTCTTTCCTGAATATGATGCTATCTGACAGCAGCAACAACACCGTGCATTATAAAAGCCCGGCGTTTGATAAGCTGATAAAAGATACGCTGAAAGTTAAAACTGAGAAAGAGCGTGCTGGTTTGTACCAACAAGCCGAAGTCTTGCTGGATAAAGACTCTGCTATCGTACCCTTGTTCTATTACGTGAATGCCCGTTTAGTGAAACCTTATGTCGGTGGTTATACCGGTAAAGACCCACTGGATAACATGCACGTTAAAGATCTTTATATTATCAAGCAGTAATATCTTAAGGGCAGCCGCCAAATTTGTGGGCTGCCCTTATTGCTTGATAATTCAAAAAGGCTAAAGGTACAGGCAATGTTAAAATTTATTCTACGCCGCTGTCTGGAAGCAATTCCGACACTTTTCATTTTGATCACCATCTCATTCTTTATGATGCGTCTTGCCCCGGGCAGTCCATTCACCGGCGAACGTAATCTTCCCCCTGAAGTGATGGCGAATATTGAGGCGAAATATCACCTCAATGACCCAGTTTATAAGCAGTATTTTAATTATTTGGGCCAATTGGCACAGGGTGATCTTGGGCCATCATTCAAATATAAAGATTACACTGTCAATGAGCTGGTTGCCGCCTCGTTTCCTGTTTCAGCTAAACTTGGGCTGGCTGCATTTTTACTCGCTGTAGTATTAGGTGTTAGTGCCGGTGTTATTGCTGCGCTGAATCAAAATACTAAGTGGGACTATATGGTCATGGGGTTTGCTATGACCGGGGTGGTTATCCCGAGCTTTGTTGTGGCACCTTTATTAGTGCTGGTGTTCGCCATTATATTAAAATGGCTACCTGGCGGTGGTTGGAATGGCGGGGCACCGCAATATATTATTTTGCCGATGGTGGCGCTGTCATTGGCGTATATTGCCAGTATCGCGCGTATTACTCGCGGCTCAATGATTGAGGTTCTGCATTCCAACTTTATTCGCACAGCGCGGGCCAAAGGTTTGCCACTGCGAACGATTGTATTACGCCACGCATTAAAACCGGCATTGCTACCAGTTCTCTCCTATATGGGGCCAGCATTTGTTGGCATTATCACCGGTTCAATGGTGATTGAAACCATTTTTGGGTTGCCGGGTATTGGTCAGTTGTTCGTCAACGGAGCGTTAAACCGCGATTACTCTCTGGTCCTGAGCTTGACCATTTTGGTAGGCGCATTAACCATTTTATTCAATGCGATTGTCGACGTGCTGTATGCCGTTATCGATCCGAAAATCCGTTATTAACACTGGAGCACGCCAATTATGTTGAGCAAGAAAAATAGCGAAGCTCTGGAAGTTTTCAGTGAAAAACTGGAAGTTGAAGGGCGCAGCCTTTGGCAGGATGCCCGCCGCCGCTTTATTCATAACCGCGCGGCGATCACCAGTTTGGTGATCCTAATGTTAATTACCTTATTTGTTATTCTGGCCCCGATGTTAGCTCAGTTTTCCTATGCAGATACTGACTGGGGCATGATGTCAGCGGCACCCGATATTGAATCCGGACACTACTTTGGTACTGATTCATCTGGCCGTGACTTATTGGTGCGAGTCGCTATTGGTGGGCGCATCTCATTGATGGTGGGGGTTGCTGCGGCCTTGGTGGCGGTGGTGGTCGGCACATTATATGGGTCATTATCAGGCTATCTCGGCGGGAAAATTGACTCACTGATGATGCGAGTGCTGGAAATTCTTAACTCATTTCCCTTCATGTTCTTCGTCATTCTGTTGGTGACTTTCTTTGGCCAGAATATTCTGTTGATATTTGTGGCGATCGGGATGGTGTCCTGGCTGGATATGGCGCGTATCGTGCGCGGGCAAACCTTAAGTCTGAAACGCAAAGAGTTTATTGAAGCAGCTGTCGTGGGCGGGGTTTCCACGCGTAATATCGTGTTGCGTCATATTGTACCGAACGTATTGGGTGTGGTGGTGGTATACGCCTCTTTACTGGTTCCCAGCATGATTTTGTTTGAATCATTCCTGAGTTTCTTAGGATTAGGGACGCAAGAGCCATTGAGCAGTTGGGGCGCATTACTCAGTGATGGTGCCAACTCAATGGAAGTTTCTCCGTGGTTATTGATGTTTCCTGCCGGTTTCTTGGTAGTGACGCTGTTTTGTTTCAACTTTATCGGCGATGGCTTACGTGATGCCCTCGACCCGAAAGACCGCTGAGGAGTAGCACGATGACGACTATTGATAATCAGTCTGCTGTTCAGCATGATGTCCTGTTGGATGTCAAAGACTTGACCGTCACATTCGGTACACCAGACGGCGATGTTACTGCCGTTAATGCCCTTAATTTTGACCTGCGCGCCGGTGAAACGCTCGGTATTGTGGGTGAATCAGGTTCCGGCAAATCGCAAACGGCATTTGCTTTGATGGGGTTGCTGGCCAGTAATGGCCGCATAGGCGGTTCGGCGAAGTTTCATGGCCGTGAAATTCTCAATTTACCCGAGAAACAATTGAACCGCTTACGGGCCGAAGAAATCTCAATGATCTTCCAAGACCCAATGACCTCTCTTAACCCTTATATGCGCGTGGGTGAGCAGCTAATGGAAGTGCTGCAATTGCATAAAAAGATGAGTAAGAGCGAAGCGTTTGAAGAGTCAATCCGCATGCTTGACGCGGTAAAAATGCCGGAAGCGCGTAAGCGCATGCGGATGTATCCTCATGAATTTTCTGGGGGTATGCGCCAGCGGGTGATGATAGCCATGGCGTTGCTGTGTCGCCCTAAACTGTTGATTGCTGATGAGCCGACAACTGCACTGGATGTAACAGTTCAGGCTCAAATCATGACTTTGCTGAATGAACTTAAGAATGAGTTTAATACTGCAATCATCATGATTACCCATGATCTGGGGGTGGTTGCCGGTATTTGTAATAAAGTTCTGGTGATGTATGCGGGCCGAACTATGGAGTATGGTCAGGCCCGTGATGTGTTTTATCACCCCAGCCACCCTTATTCTATTGGCTTACTAAATGCAGTCCCTCGTCTTGATGCTGAAGGCGAATCTCTCATGACCATTCCGGGTAATCCACCTAATTTACTGCGCTTGCCGAAAGGGTGCCCGTTCCAGCCTCGTTGCCAATATGCAATGGAACGCTGCGGGACAGCTCCGGCATTAGAACACTTTGGTGATGGCCGTTTACGTGCCTGCTATAAGCCAGTAGGGGAATTGGTATGAATACCATGACAGAGCAAAAAGTCTTGTTGGAAGTGGCCGACCTGAAAGTTCACTTTGATATTCAGGATGGTAAGCAGTGGTTTTGGCAGCCGTCAAAAACACTTAAGGCGGTTGATGGCGTTACCTTGCGTCTGTATGAAGGTGAAACCTTGGGCGTGGTGGGTGAATCTGGCTGCGGTAAATCAACTTTTGCGCGTGCCATTATTGGTTTGGTGAAAGCCACTGGCGGCACTGTAACCTGGTTAGGTAAAGATTTACTCAATATGAGTGATGCCGAGTGGCGGGCAACACGCAGTGATATTCAGATGATATTCCAAGATCCGCTGGCGTCCCTTAATCCGCGAATGACTATTGGCGAAATCATTGCCGAGCCATTGCGGACTTATCATCCCAAAATGCCACGTCAGGAAATCAAAGATAAAGTTAAGGCCATGATGTTAAAGGTGGGTTTGCTGCCTAACTTAATCAACCGCTATCCTCATGAATTCTCGGGTGGCCAGTGCCAGCGTATTGGGATTGCCCGCGCCTTGATTCTTGAGCCGAAACTGGTCATTTGTGATGAGCCAGTATCGGCGTTGGATGTGTCAATCCAGGCGCAAGTTGTGAATCTGTTGCAGCAATTACAACGTGAAATGGGGCTGTCACTGATTTTCATCGCGCATGATCTGGCGGTGGTAAAACATATTTCTGACCGAGTATTGGTAATGTATCTGGGCCATGCGGTGGAGCTGGGGACTTATGATGAGGTTTACCATAACCCTCAGCACCCTTACACCAAAGCATTGATGTCGGCCGTGCCTATCCCTGATCCGGATAAAGAAAGGGCGAAAGTGATTCAGTTGCTCGAAGGGGAATTACCCTCACCGATTAACCCGCCATCAGGTTGTGTATTCCGCACTCGCTGCCCCATCGCCGGGCCAGAATGTGCAAAAACCCGCCCACTATTAGAAGGAAGTTTCCGCCATGCGGTCTCTTGCCTGAAGGTAGACCCGTTATAAGGCCATCAATTGTACTCGTCATACGCCAAGCTGCATGTGCGTTGGCTGCTTTTGTGACTTGGCCCGTCCATGGAACTCGCTCTGTCGCCGCCTTCCTGCAACTCGGATTATTTAGAGTATAGATATTGATGTCCAATAAAAATCCCCGCCAGATAAATCAGCGGGGATTTTTTTATGGGCATAATGGCATGAGCGACACATATTCGTTGGGTAACGCCGCGGCCTAAGCAGTGGGGGAGTTTGTTACTCTTTCCACAATATATGGCAAAGTTTATGGTCTTTTTCACGGCACAGCAGAACACGAGCAAATACATCGTTTATCTCTTCACCATCACTGTCCGCCAGACCAATGACCACCTCGGCGAAAAAGTCCGGATTTAAATCAAAATCGACATGTTCTTGCCAATCTTCAGCGGGATCAAACAACTCAGCACCACCGCGCTCTTCAAACTGAAGATTAAACAATAAAATATCTGCTGGATCGAGGTTGTCACCGGCCAGTTCCAGAAATATATCGTAAGCCTGCTCCAGCGTTTCATCTTCAGTCAGGCGGTTATTAAGATCCATTTGCAGATTCCCATTTGTCATTTACAGATTACGCTTATTAAAACATTCTCTATGCGGCTTTTACAATTAATATGCTATTGAAAGCGAATAACTCAGAGAATCTACAATTGGATGATTGTCAGTTTCCGATTGATTACAGGAATGGGCTGAAAAAGTAGAATAATCTTTCAGTTACGCGATGCCATAACGGGCGCTTATTCCACTGTTCGCCGTCTAATAATACCGAGCGAGCAATATAATCATCTTGGACTTGGGCTAAATCGGCACCAAAACCGTCATCGTCAATGACCAGTGTGATTTCAAAATTCAGCCATAAGCTGCGCATATCCAGGTTCACGGTTCCCACTAAACTTAACTGACCATCGACCAGGACACTCTTACTGTGCAGTAAACCGCCCTCAAATTGATAAATCTTAACCCCGGCTTCAAGTAATTCAGAGAAGAAAGCGCGGCTGGCCCAGCGAACCATCATTGAGTCATTATCGCGCGGAAC
Coding sequences within it:
- a CDS encoding HI1450 family dsDNA-mimic protein; the protein is MQMDLNNRLTEDETLEQAYDIFLELAGDNLDPADILLFNLQFEERGGAELFDPAEDWQEHVDFDLNPDFFAEVVIGLADSDGEEINDVFARVLLCREKDHKLCHILWKE
- the oppB gene encoding oligopeptide ABC transporter permease OppB, which gives rise to MLKFILRRCLEAIPTLFILITISFFMMRLAPGSPFTGERNLPPEVMANIEAKYHLNDPVYKQYFNYLGQLAQGDLGPSFKYKDYTVNELVAASFPVSAKLGLAAFLLAVVLGVSAGVIAALNQNTKWDYMVMGFAMTGVVIPSFVVAPLLVLVFAIILKWLPGGGWNGGAPQYIILPMVALSLAYIASIARITRGSMIEVLHSNFIRTARAKGLPLRTIVLRHALKPALLPVLSYMGPAFVGIITGSMVIETIFGLPGIGQLFVNGALNRDYSLVLSLTILVGALTILFNAIVDVLYAVIDPKIRY
- the oppC gene encoding oligopeptide ABC transporter permease OppC codes for the protein MMLSKKNSEALEVFSEKLEVEGRSLWQDARRRFIHNRAAITSLVILMLITLFVILAPMLAQFSYADTDWGMMSAAPDIESGHYFGTDSSGRDLLVRVAIGGRISLMVGVAAALVAVVVGTLYGSLSGYLGGKIDSLMMRVLEILNSFPFMFFVILLVTFFGQNILLIFVAIGMVSWLDMARIVRGQTLSLKRKEFIEAAVVGGVSTRNIVLRHIVPNVLGVVVVYASLLVPSMILFESFLSFLGLGTQEPLSSWGALLSDGANSMEVSPWLLMFPAGFLVVTLFCFNFIGDGLRDALDPKDR
- a CDS encoding ABC transporter ATP-binding protein, which codes for MTTIDNQSAVQHDVLLDVKDLTVTFGTPDGDVTAVNALNFDLRAGETLGIVGESGSGKSQTAFALMGLLASNGRIGGSAKFHGREILNLPEKQLNRLRAEEISMIFQDPMTSLNPYMRVGEQLMEVLQLHKKMSKSEAFEESIRMLDAVKMPEARKRMRMYPHEFSGGMRQRVMIAMALLCRPKLLIADEPTTALDVTVQAQIMTLLNELKNEFNTAIIMITHDLGVVAGICNKVLVMYAGRTMEYGQARDVFYHPSHPYSIGLLNAVPRLDAEGESLMTIPGNPPNLLRLPKGCPFQPRCQYAMERCGTAPALEHFGDGRLRACYKPVGELV
- the oppF gene encoding murein tripeptide/oligopeptide ABC transporter ATP binding protein OppF, yielding MNTMTEQKVLLEVADLKVHFDIQDGKQWFWQPSKTLKAVDGVTLRLYEGETLGVVGESGCGKSTFARAIIGLVKATGGTVTWLGKDLLNMSDAEWRATRSDIQMIFQDPLASLNPRMTIGEIIAEPLRTYHPKMPRQEIKDKVKAMMLKVGLLPNLINRYPHEFSGGQCQRIGIARALILEPKLVICDEPVSALDVSIQAQVVNLLQQLQREMGLSLIFIAHDLAVVKHISDRVLVMYLGHAVELGTYDEVYHNPQHPYTKALMSAVPIPDPDKERAKVIQLLEGELPSPINPPSGCVFRTRCPIAGPECAKTRPLLEGSFRHAVSCLKVDPL